In Terriglobales bacterium, the sequence CAGGGCGGTGGCGTCGCGTTGCAGGATGGCGTCGCGCTTCTGCTCCATGAATTCGAAGATGTCCCGGTTGCGGATGACTCCGCACTTCAAAGCCTCGCACAGTCCGGAGCGGTACTGCCGCTCAGGGAGCGTGGAGAGCAGGCCGGGATCCACCAAAACCGCGCGTGGCTGATGGAAGGTGCCCAACAGGTTCTTCCCCGCCGGAAGGTTGACGCCGGTCTTACCTCCGATGGAGGAGTCGAGCTGGGCGACCAGGGTGGTGGGTACCTGCACCACATCGACCCCACGCATGTAGATGGAGGCAAGGAACCCGGCTACATCTCCTACCACGCCACCGCCGAACGCCACGATCATAGAACCGCGGTCGGCACCGGCCTTCACCAGCCTGCCGGAGAGCTCCTCGACGGTCCGCATGGTCTTGTGGCGCTCGCCATCGCCCATAACGACGAAATCGGACCGCAAGCCGGCCTGGGCGATGGACTTAGCGAGCGTAGAACCCCAACGCTTGCGCACGGTGACGTTGCTGATGACGTACACCGGCCGCTTGCCGCCCATGACCGCGACCAGCTTCTCCCCCGCATGCCGCAATGACCCCGACTCGATCAGGGCCGCGTACGGACGCGGAGGAACGGCGATGGTGACTTCGCTCACGGCGTTTCATCATAGCCGAAGGCCGAGTCGTGGCGGGAGAAAGTCCGGCAGCTCGGCGCGCCGATGGATTGCGGCGTCGGTGTTATCATCTTCGCGCCATGAAGGCCGTCCCAGCCGAGACCGACTTCATCGTGGTAGGCGCGGGCATCGCGGGCATGCGCGCCGCGATCGAGCTGGCCGCTGCCGGGCGCGTCCTGGTACTGGCCAAGAACGAGCTGACGGAATCGGCGACCCAGTACGCCCAGGGCGGCATCGCGGTCGCACTCAGCGACGAAGACGAGATCAGCCTGCACCTCCAGGACACGCTCAACGCCGGTGACGGCCTGTGCCATGCGGAAGCCGCTAAAGTCCTGGTCGAGGAAGGGCCGGAGCGCATCCAGGAGCTGATCGATTGGGGTACGGAGTTTGACCGGCACGGCACCAAGCTGACTTTCACCCGCGAAGGCGCCCACAGCCGCTCCCGCGTGCTGCACGCCCACGGCGATTCCACCGGACGGGAGATCGGCCGCGCTCTCTACCACAAGGCCAAGAGCTTCAAGAACATCTCCTTTTGTGAGTTTGAATTCGCGGTGGACCTCTGCCATCACGACGGCCGGGTGGGCGGCGTCGAGCTGATCAATGAAAAA encodes:
- the aroB gene encoding 3-dehydroquinate synthase, with product MSEVTIAVPPRPYAALIESGSLRHAGEKLVAVMGGKRPVYVISNVTVRKRWGSTLAKSIAQAGLRSDFVVMGDGERHKTMRTVEELSGRLVKAGADRGSMIVAFGGGVVGDVAGFLASIYMRGVDVVQVPTTLVAQLDSSIGGKTGVNLPAGKNLLGTFHQPRAVLVDPGLLSTLPERQYRSGLCEALKCGVIRNRDIFEFMEQKRDAILQRDATALEWLITECIRVKAEVVAADEREAGLRRILNFGHTIGHALEAETAYKRFLHGEAVAWGMIAASMIAAAMEKTDSVSAQRVISAVLAYGPLPRVSTRSRNVLRRLKADKKTVNGVVHFVLPTEIGRVGVVPDVTERTVLQAMEEVRDLSQA